The Lewinella sp. 4G2 nucleotide sequence AATCACGAGCGGCCCGGAGCGCGGTAAATTTTGCGCTGCCGCAGGTGCACTGTTGGAGGGGTTTACGGTACCAGGCCCCCGGCGAATGTCGAAGGGCGTCAACGGAGGGCCCTGCGCTACCGTCGTATCCCCTACCCTGGTGGATTGAGGCAAACGGGCGGTGATCTCGAAGGGGTTGGACCGGTCCTGTGCGCCCAACTCCCCACCCAGCGAAAGGAGTAGAAAAAGGACGTACAATAAGGATCGGTATGTAAGCAAACGGGCCACTAAGCACGAAGGTAAGGCGCGTGGGGCTTGGTCCTACAGTTCGGTGATTCGGGTAAGGAGGGGAAGTCGGGTAGGGAGCCAATTTAGCTGGCGCGGTGTCCGTTCACCCCGTATTAATACCTTGTTAACCAGTCGGGTAATTACCCGGTGGTGGTACCGCAGCCGCCACATTTGCGTTAATTGGTGGGCTGCCACGATATTGTAGCTACCGACCACCCTTCAGTAGTGGGAACCTCATTATGCAAGAAAACGTATTACGCCGCGTCATTACCCTGGGGGTGATTGCCATCCTCGGCATCGTCGGGATGCAGTCCTACTGGGTGATCACTACCTGGGATCTGAACGATACGGAGTTCAGCCAAAAAGCCAAACTGGCCCTGATCGGTGTGGCCCGGCAAATCGCGGCGGCCAATAATGCGGACTTACCAACGGCGGGGATTATCCGTCAGCAATCAAGCAACTACTTCATCGTCAACATCGAGAGCGAGATCGACGCCTTCCAGTTGGAGGACCTAATGGAGCAGGAACTCATCCGGCTGGGGCTGGACGTCCCCTTCGAGTACGCCATCTTTGATTGTACCTCCGACCAGATGGCCTACGGAGCCGTCTGCCAGGCCCCCGGTGGCGATAAAAAAATGGACCTGGACCTCACGGGGAGCTACCTGCCCCCGGATAAGGAACTGCTCTACTACTTCGGAGTGAAGTTTCCTACCCGGACGGGGTACATCTGGAAGAAGATGCAATTGGTCCTCTTCCTCTCGCTCATCCTTGCCCTGACGGTGGCCTTTTTTATCTATTCCGTGATTGTGATCATCCGCCAGCGCCGCCTGGCAACGATGCAAAAGGATTTCATCGATAACATGACCCACGAGTTCAAGACGCCGCTTTCCACCATCCGGATTGCGGCCGGGGTCTTCTTGCGGGACGACTACGTGAGCCACGATAAACGCCTTTCCCGCTACGCGCAGTTAATCCACCAGCAGTACGAACGGCTCAACGGTCAGGTCGAGAAAGTGCTCAACATTTCCCGCATTGAAAAAGGCAACTTTGAGATCAAGCAAGAAAGGGTAGATCTCCAGGATCTCCTGCCCGACCTCCTCAACAGTACGCGGGCCCGCACGGAAGAACTTAACGGCAGCCTCCGCACGGATTTCCCCGACACTCCCCTACCCGTAATGGCGGACCCACTCCACCTGTCGAACATCCTCCATAACTTGTTGGACAATGCGGTTAAGTACAGTGGTAATACGCCTGAATTAACGGTTGCCGGCCACCGGGAAAGCAACCACTTGACGGTATCCGTAACCGACCGTGGCCCCGGGATTGCGCCCGAACACCAGGCTAACCTTTTCGAAAAGTTCTACCGCATCCCTACGGGAGACGTTCACGACGTTAAAGGCTTTGGCCTGGGGTTGTTCTACGTTGCTCAGATCTGTAAAGCCCACGGTTGGCCCATCGACGTAAAGAGCACCCTGGGTAAGGGGACAACTTTCAGCATTCAATTTCCCCTCTTGCCCGTTTTAGAAACCATACCCGCATGAATTCCGCAAGCCAATCCACCACGAGTACCGACGTTGCCCGCGCTCATCTTTTCTACGTAGAGGATGATGAAAGCCTCAGTTTCGTAACGAGGGACAATTTGGAGTTCAGCAACTTCCGGGTGACGCACTGCGCAACGGGTGATGAAGCGTTGGAAAAAATCAACGCGGTAAGCTTTGATTACGATCTCTGCCTATTGGACGTCATGCTGCCGGGTGTGGATGGTTTTGAGTTGGCCGAACGAATCCGGGCACGTAATCAGGACATTCCCATCATCTTCCTTACCGCAAAGAGTCTGAAGGATGATCGCTTGCGTGGTTTGCGGTTGGGAGCGGATGATTACATCACCAAACCCTTTAGCATTGAGGAATTGATCCTTAAGGTGGAGGTATTTCTGCGCCGTAACCGCGTTCGCCCCGCCAGCCCCGCTTACGACCCCAAGCAGATTGGGGACTATCACTTTGCCCTCGATAAGCTTCAGCTGACGTACAAAGACGAAGAACCCCGCCGCCTCACCCGCCGGGAGGCGGAATTACTGCAGTACCTCTCTACGCGTCGGGATCAAGTCAGTGAACGTGGAGACATCTTGGAGAAGATTTGGGGAGAGAATGACTATTTCCTCGGTCGTTCGCTGGATGTATTCATCAGCCGCTTACGTAAATACCTTAAGCAGGACGAGCGGATCGCCATTGAGAATATTCACGGGGTAGGGTTCACCCTGACGGTTAAGTAGATTACCCCATTCTATTGAGGGGTGGAATACATTTCCCATTAGGGCAGCCAGAAGTCCGTTAACGAATTCGGTAGGGAAAACCTCTACTTACCCAACGGGCTACCCGCTCGACGGACTCATTGGCAGTCGTCTGCCAATCGATGTTGATATCGGCTTCATCTCCGTAGAGGACAATGCCATCAGCATCTACGAGGCTGGCTACAACGCCCACGGAATAGGTGCGGGCTCCCCGGTTTGCGATTGCGCCCGGCAATGGCCCGCCAGCGTTGTTGAGCACCGCCCCCACCACGGAGATTGTGGCCGAAGCTTCATCACTAATGAATCGTTCCTTAGTAATGCTGGTGATGACAATAGCATCTACACCTAGTGCAGCGGTGAGAAACTCTGGAGCTTCTAGATGGGCTAGATGAGGTTCAATTCCCGCTTCGCGTAATTGGTTATTCGTCGTATTGATGGATTGAAAATTTATGCGAAGCCCCTGCCGGTAACTATTGGCTCGGTTTAGTAATGCTGACTGAATAGTTCGCTGCAATAGTGTGGCTTCCTCCCTGCGCGTAACGTCTTCCTGTTCCTCTGACCAGTCTCTCGGCATCCGGCCGGTATAGAGTACTTCAGCCGGAATTACCGCAATGACGCGATGTTCTGCCGTGCGGTCATCAAAGTCGTTCGCAACGTAGGCGGGTTGGCGTTGGCAGCTACTTAGGCAAAGCGTGTAGAAAGCGGTAAGGACGAGTAAATAGCGCATGTCGTAGGGTTTGTGGTATTTGTTAATGGATGATTACTGGGTACGACAAACATATGGGGTGGCGTGTGCGGGGTGTCTTATCTGCTTATTAAAGAATAAGCATCAAACCGTTAAAGTGATTTTTTACTAATTAAAAAATGATATTCAATTAATTATAGGGCGTTAGCAAATCACTACGTACCATCACAAAACAAAACCGGCCACCCAACGTATCGTCGGGCGGCCGGTCATTCCTTTTAC carries:
- a CDS encoding sensor histidine kinase KdpD, coding for MQENVLRRVITLGVIAILGIVGMQSYWVITTWDLNDTEFSQKAKLALIGVARQIAAANNADLPTAGIIRQQSSNYFIVNIESEIDAFQLEDLMEQELIRLGLDVPFEYAIFDCTSDQMAYGAVCQAPGGDKKMDLDLTGSYLPPDKELLYYFGVKFPTRTGYIWKKMQLVLFLSLILALTVAFFIYSVIVIIRQRRLATMQKDFIDNMTHEFKTPLSTIRIAAGVFLRDDYVSHDKRLSRYAQLIHQQYERLNGQVEKVLNISRIEKGNFEIKQERVDLQDLLPDLLNSTRARTEELNGSLRTDFPDTPLPVMADPLHLSNILHNLLDNAVKYSGNTPELTVAGHRESNHLTVSVTDRGPGIAPEHQANLFEKFYRIPTGDVHDVKGFGLGLFYVAQICKAHGWPIDVKSTLGKGTTFSIQFPLLPVLETIPA
- a CDS encoding response regulator transcription factor; the encoded protein is MNSASQSTTSTDVARAHLFYVEDDESLSFVTRDNLEFSNFRVTHCATGDEALEKINAVSFDYDLCLLDVMLPGVDGFELAERIRARNQDIPIIFLTAKSLKDDRLRGLRLGADDYITKPFSIEELILKVEVFLRRNRVRPASPAYDPKQIGDYHFALDKLQLTYKDEEPRRLTRREAELLQYLSTRRDQVSERGDILEKIWGENDYFLGRSLDVFISRLRKYLKQDERIAIENIHGVGFTLTVK